A single genomic interval of Psychroserpens sp. NJDZ02 harbors:
- a CDS encoding AraC family transcriptional regulator, translated as MSFDKLEYISIENQTTEFPKHFHETFCISLIHKGTEQIDFENQSLFSEANSISITNPYEIHSNPLIDKSSYLKFDTIYVPNKLMKLALNGENIQFINGNRKIKSNKTNTLFLELKEALDSKKNKAIEYHFFKFVYALKKYSEENKNEYSNVDFNNFNEVNIYIENHIQQKFCLDELSRIVNINKYGFAKKFKAITGMSPINYILMRKVFSSKKLIDSTTNLTDIAYQYNFTDMSHYSKTFKRFIGISPKEYKESTI; from the coding sequence ATGTCATTCGATAAATTAGAATATATATCTATTGAAAATCAAACCACTGAATTTCCTAAACATTTTCACGAAACGTTTTGTATTTCACTTATACACAAAGGAACTGAACAAATTGATTTTGAGAATCAAAGCCTTTTTAGTGAAGCCAATAGCATTTCAATTACCAATCCTTATGAAATACATTCAAATCCACTGATTGACAAAAGTTCTTATTTAAAATTCGACACTATCTACGTTCCTAATAAACTTATGAAACTGGCGTTAAATGGTGAAAACATACAGTTTATAAATGGAAATAGGAAAATAAAAAGCAATAAGACCAATACCTTATTTTTAGAATTAAAAGAGGCGCTAGATTCAAAAAAAAATAAAGCAATTGAATATCATTTTTTTAAATTTGTTTATGCTCTAAAAAAATATTCAGAAGAAAACAAAAATGAATATTCAAATGTAGACTTTAACAACTTCAATGAAGTCAACATCTATATTGAAAATCATATTCAACAAAAATTTTGCTTAGATGAATTATCTAGAATAGTTAACATCAATAAATACGGCTTTGCAAAAAAATTCAAAGCAATAACGGGGATGTCACCTATTAACTATATATTGATGAGAAAAGTATTTTCTAGTAAAAAATTAATTGATTCAACCACGAACCTCACTGATATAGCCTATCAATATAACTTCACAGATATGTCTCACTATTCTAAAACCTTTAAACGGTTTATTGGAATTTCTCCTAAAGAATACAAAGAGAGCACTATATAA
- the ltrA gene encoding group II intron reverse transcriptase/maturase, producing the protein MIENVLAATNLYKATRQVERNKGASGVDGMKTTRLSKYILENRSILLSTIRENRYTPKPILGVTIPKGEGKTRLLGIPTVVDRWLQQAVSQQLMVHFEYDFEPVSYGFRPQNNIQKAVLQAQRYINSGYQDIVDIDLKGFFDQVDHCILLQLIYHKVKCPTTLRLIRKWLRVPILINGRLKKRRKGIPQGSPISPLLSNIMLDVLDKEMKSMGLRYVRYADDFSVYAKSKSEAKQIGNKLFVFLRDRLKLPINKAKSGLRRPVNFELLGHGFVPIYKKGVKGQYALVVAKNSWAKFKRNLKSITKKTKPMSLLERLERLNQVCRGWMTNYRLTNIYAKSKKLDEWLRNRLRYCIWHDWKKLERKRKNLIQLGIEAGQAYAWSRTRMGGWAVAQSPILKTTITTSRLKRKGYKPLLDYINNTQTSIW; encoded by the coding sequence ATGATTGAAAATGTATTAGCAGCAACAAACCTTTATAAAGCAACACGACAAGTGGAGCGCAATAAAGGTGCGAGCGGTGTAGATGGTATGAAAACAACGAGGCTTTCTAAATATATATTAGAAAACCGTTCAATACTACTATCCACCATTCGAGAAAACCGCTATACTCCAAAACCAATATTAGGGGTAACTATTCCAAAAGGAGAAGGTAAAACTAGACTTTTAGGAATACCGACGGTAGTAGATAGATGGCTACAACAGGCGGTAAGTCAGCAATTAATGGTTCATTTTGAGTATGATTTTGAACCTGTTAGTTACGGTTTTCGTCCACAAAATAATATCCAAAAAGCAGTACTACAAGCTCAAAGGTATATCAATTCAGGTTACCAAGATATTGTAGATATTGATTTAAAAGGATTCTTTGATCAAGTAGACCACTGTATTTTACTGCAACTTATTTACCACAAGGTAAAATGTCCAACCACCTTACGGTTAATCCGAAAATGGCTAAGAGTTCCCATTTTAATAAATGGAAGACTCAAAAAGCGCAGAAAAGGAATCCCGCAAGGCAGTCCAATAAGTCCCTTATTATCTAATATTATGTTAGATGTATTGGACAAAGAAATGAAAAGTATGGGCTTGCGTTATGTGCGCTATGCTGACGATTTTAGCGTTTACGCTAAAAGTAAAAGCGAGGCGAAACAAATAGGAAACAAACTGTTTGTCTTTTTAAGAGACAGACTTAAATTACCTATAAATAAAGCCAAAAGTGGCCTGCGTAGACCTGTAAATTTTGAGTTACTCGGACATGGTTTTGTGCCCATTTATAAAAAGGGAGTGAAAGGACAATATGCATTAGTGGTAGCTAAGAACAGTTGGGCAAAGTTTAAACGTAATCTAAAAAGTATCACCAAGAAAACCAAACCGATGTCGTTGTTAGAACGTCTTGAACGGCTTAACCAAGTCTGCCGAGGCTGGATGACTAATTATCGCTTAACAAACATCTATGCAAAAAGTAAAAAGCTAGATGAATGGTTAAGAAATCGATTACGCTATTGTATTTGGCACGATTGGAAGAAACTAGAACGCAAGCGTAAAAACTTGATTCAATTAGGTATAGAGGCAGGACAAGCTTATGCTTGGAGTAGAACAAGAATGGGAGGTTGGGCAGTAGCTCAAAGTCCTATTTTAAAGACTACTATCACAACTTCTAGGCTTAAACGAAAAGGGTATAAACCTTTGTTAGATTATATTAATAATACGCAAACTTCAATTTGGTGA